The Buteo buteo chromosome Z, bButBut1.hap1.1, whole genome shotgun sequence region CGGCCTGTGGTCATGGGAGGGGGGGCTGATGGGATTTGGGGGCACCCTGGCGGAGGGGGgagtccctgggggggggagtCGGGAGGGGAGTTAAGGAAGGGGGGGGTCTGGagtttgggggtcccagggaaGTTGGGGAGGCACTGGGGTGGGGAAGCCAGTGGGGGAGGTGACagtcccggggaggggggtggcaGTCCCGGGGGGAGGGGCGGCAGtccgggggagggagggtgacAGTTTCGGGGGGGTGGCTGTCCAGGGGGGTGTGACAGTCCCGGGGGGGGTGGTGACACCCTCGgtgccccggggcgggggggtggccGCGCACCCTCAGCCCATTTATGGCCGCGCAGCGATCGGCGTccgcgggggggggccgggcccgaCGTGCCCAGAAAAGGAGCGGCGccatcgcccccccccccaggggacccaggcgtccgggacccgccccccccccccggtaccggatcaccaccacccccccacccccccccggtccccccgTCTCCCGTTGCCGGACCTCCACCGGTACCGgaccgcccgccccccccctcgcttcccccccccgctccggTCCTGCTCCCGTACCCGCCCCGTACCGGAGTGCCCGGTCCCAGCCGTGTCCCCCCCTGTCCCGGACCCCGGACCCCCCCAGTCATGGACTCCCCGGTCCCGTAACCCCCCCGGTCCCGTGCTTCCCGGTCCCATACTCCCTGGTCCCGTACCGCCCCAGTCCCGTACCCCCCAATCTCGTACGCCCCCCCAGTCCCGCACCGGAGCGCCCGGTCCCGTACTGCCCGGTGCCGTACCCCCCCGGTCCCGTAcgcccccccccgctccgtACCCCCCTAGTCCCGTAACCCCGATCCCACACTCCCCCCcggtcccgtgtccccccccccatccccgttCCCTCCCCTCTCACCCCAGCTCAGAAAATCCCGGACGTGTCTCTCGCTCTCGCTCCCGTTCCCGTCGTTCCCGGTGTCCCGGTACCGGTGCCGGAGCCCCCCCGCCAGTCCCACCAGCAGATCCAGTAGCGTCTCCAGCCCCAgtaaccccccccgccccagcgcCAGCGCCCGcagccgctcccgccgccccgggggcgCCGCCATCGCCTCGGGCCCGTCCGCCCaccgggaggggcgggggggggggggcggtcaCGGCCGGAGGAGCACCTACGGGGACGGGCGGTAAGCGGGAGCGTACCGGAGGGGGctcaccccccgccccggggccccTTGAGCTAAAGGCGGGATATCCGCCCCCCCCAATCCCGGGCaccgggacaccccccccccggacacCTCGTTACCGACCCCCGGGGCACGAGGACGCAGGTCCCGGAGGAcaccgacaccccccccccggggcaccGGGAGCCCCCTCGGAGGACACCGACACCTCCCGGGgcaccgaccccccccccccgggcaccGGGAACCCGCCCCGACACCTCGTTACCGACCCCCGGGGACACcactccccccctgccccccagccccaatgGCCCTGTATGTCCTATACACCTATACCCCCCCCATCCTATacctcccagccccatagaGCCCCTCTATAGCCCCCGTACACTCCTATAGGTTCTCTATCCCCCCGCCCCATAGCTCCATGATCCCTAATGGCTCCTACAGCACCTATAGGCCCTATAGCACCCACACAGCTATGGCACACCATACTCCTTATAGCCCCCTATAGCACCCATACCTCCTGTGGCTTCCGAGCCCTACAGCTCCTACCCTTATAGGCCCTATAGCACCATACCCCTATACACCCTATAGCACCCATACATTCTATGGCTCTCCATACCACCCCTACCCCTACATCCCCTATAGCACCCATACCTGCTATACCTTCCTGTCCTTACAGCTCCCTGGAACAGCCACATCCCTATAGCACCCACACCTCCTATAGCTCCCCATAGCTCCCATACCCATATGACCTCTGTAGCATCTGTGTCCCCTATAGCTCCCTATAGCACCCGTACCCCCTGTAGTCCCCCAATGCCCATaccccctatagccccccatAGCACCGATACCCCTGTAACCCCTGTAGCACCTGTACCCCCTATGGCTCCCTATAGCAGTCATACCTCCTATAGCCCCTGTAGCACCCGTATCCCCTATAGCACCCTACAGCACTCCCTATAGCCCCTGGAGCACCCACACCTCTTACAGCACCCATACCCCCATAGCTCCTGTAGCACCTGTACCCCCTACAGCCCCACCATAGCACCCATACCCCCTATAGCACCCCCCCCTATAGCTCtattcctccccctccccccaaaaaaaaacaaaggagctGGGTGGGACTGGGTGATCTTTACTGGGGAGGGGCCTGGGCCCCCCATGGCACAgtcggcggggggggggaggttagCAGCAGGGTGCgggatgtgtgtgtgaatgtgGGGGTGCAGATgtgggggggtgcggggggggggggccgggtgCCCCCCCTCAAGCGCAGGTGCCTCAGGAGTACATGGTGAGCTGCAGCCACTGCGGAGAGAAAGTGCCAGGTCACTGGGGGCTATAGGAGCCCTACAGGGGCAGTAGGGGGCCATAGGGGGCCATAAAGTCTACAGGGAGCCATACGGGTCCTATAAGGGCTATAGGGGCTGTAGGGGCCTTATAGGGGCTATAGGGGCCCTACAGCAGCTATAGAGGGCCCAGAAGGGTTGGGGGCCACCCCAGGGGGATTTAGGGTATCCCTATAGGGATCAGGACCCCCCCAAAGGAGTCCCCTATAGAACTGGGGTCACCCTAAAGGGACTGTCCCCCCCCTAGGAATCAGGACCACCCTATATGGATTTGAGGGGGCTCTATAGGGATTGGAGGGGGGGTGTGGGCAGGGGCATTGATGCTCTATAGGGACCTTGGGTGCTCTATAGGGAGCTGGGGTGCTCTATGGGGAGTTGGGGATCCCCTATAGGGAGCACAGGCTTCCTATGGGGATTTGGAGAGTCTtacagggactgggggggggtgtgtgcccTAAAAGTCCCTATAGGGGTTGGGGGGTTACCTATAGATGTTGGGGGGTGACTTCCTGGGGATGTGCGGGGGGCTCTGTGAGGATTTGGGGGTGCTCTATAGGGACCGGGGTGCCCCATTAAAAAATTGTGGTGCTCTATAAGGATTTTGGGTGCTCTATACTGATATAGGGCCTGGCTGGGCAGACCCAGGGCAGTTTTGGGGGACCACCTCCTTCCACCCCCTCCTGTGGAACACCCCCCAGTCTGGGGACACCCCAAAAAAGGGACCAACACGACCCCAAAAATCATCCCATGGGGgggcacccccaaacccacctccTGGAGGCTGACACGGATCTGCCCGCTCCCATCTCGGTCCAGTGACTTGAAAGCacctggaggtggggggggcaaAACCAGAGGGGTGGGCCCCAAAAACCAGGATCATCATCCTGCCCCCCCCTTGCAAGGGGatcccccccccaacaccccaaTAACCCCTGGAGGTCCCCAATAACTCTGGGtgtgcccccagccctgggcattGCTCAGTCCTGTGGTGctcccccccagctcctgggaTCCCCCCTCCTTGGGGTTCCCCCTTCCCATGGCCAACACGCCCCCACCCCCTCCAAAATTTGGGGGGGGCCCCCCCTTACGGAACATGGCGTCGAGGCGCACAAGGCAGCTGATGAAGTTGTCGAAATCGAGGTTCCCCCCCTCATCACCGTAGCGACGGCCCAGGACACCCCAAAGTGGTGGGGGCAGCCGGAAGCCTGGGGGAAATTACACATATGAACTTTGACCCCCTCAAACTGCCTTTAACCCCCTCTCAATATCCCCTGCCCCACAAAATACCCCACAGCTCCCCCAAAATGTCCCCAAGCCCCAAAATGACCCATTGCCCCCCCTCAAGATGCCACCCCTCCCAAAAACACTGCCCCCCCAAATACTCCAGATGCCCCCCCCAATTGCTCCAACCCCCCCAAATAccctggaccccccccaaaattctCACAACCCCTCCAAATacccctgacccccccaaatACTCTCAATTCCCCCCCAATACCATGAACCCCTGAATACCCCTGACCTTCCCAATACCCTCAACCCCTCCCCAAATTCTGAGCCCTGCCCCCCCAAATGCTCCTACCCCCCCAAATACTGTGGACCCCCCCAAATTTCCTGACCCCCCACCAAATATCCCCAACACCCCCAAATACCCCTGGCACCCCCAATTCCTCCAACCCCCCAATACCCTCACCCTCCCCAAATCTCCtggacccccaaatccccccccaaacaccctgAGCCTCCCAAATGCCCCCCATGAtctccccaaaccaccccacagctccccaaatcccccccaacgACCTCCCCTCATCACCTCCAACCCCTTCCAGCCCCCCAATTTCCCCCCCAAATTCTACTGCACCCCCAAACCTGCGGCCTCGAAGGCCCCCGGCAGCTCCTGCACCCCGATAGTCCCCGAGCGGTCTGTGTCGAACTGCTTGTAGatgcactggggggggggagcatggGGGGGTTGGGTGGGCCCCCTGTACCCCAATATCCACCCCCACAattccttccctgccccaggaTTGGGGGCAGCCCCATTGCCTCCATACTGTGTCCCCCCCAGTTTTGGTGTCCTCCAGGGGTCCTTGTGACCCCCCTCATTCCAAACTTGTGGGGCTTCAATGCCCCCCCCCAGAATTGGGGATCCCCCAATACTCTCCCCAGGATTTGGGGGTCCCTACAGAGATGGGGGGACCCCATTTTCCCCAATACCCCCCTCCCAAAATTTTGGGGTCCCAGGAGGGCCCTTTTTCTGCTGCCCCCAATTTAGGCGTCCCACTTAGCGGGGGGATCCCCATTACCCCTATATAACTCTCCAACATTTTGGGGTCTTCAGGAAGATCCCCTGTAGCCCCTCCCTCGCATTTTGGAGGAAAGATTTGGGGTTCCTTGTGGTCTCCtggattttggggtgccccccctccccacctgccACTTCTTGATGTTGTTCCACAGGTACTTGAACTCCTCAAAGCCAAGTTTCCCCGTCGTGTCGCTCTGGGGGGGGTGTCAAGGAGATTTGCAGGGGCAatggggaccccccctcccTGAACCCCAAAAATACCCcccctcttcccacccccaaAGGATACGTCCATCACGGCCACCATGCTGCGGCAGGTGTCGAGGCCAAAGCCATCTGTCTTCAGGTCGGGAtctgggtggggggggcagtgggcAGATGATTTTTGGGGGGGTGCCCCAGCCGTTGTGGGGGGAAAGGATCGGGGCAccccagggagggggggggagtcggtcccgggggggggtccgggtACCTgcgggcccggcggcggcgtGGAGCGACTGCGGGACccgcctccttccccaaaatttTAACCAAAACTGGAACGTTTTGGAGGTTTTTCCCTGGCCATGTGGGGATTCTTTTGTGGCTGCTATAGGGTTGTGCCCCCCACTTGCCAGCCCAGGTGATTTATGGGCAGCGGGTCCCAGGACACCCCAGACGTGTTGCCCCCCCCTCATTGTgttgcccccacccccccacccccgtttTTGGGTGGACACTTACGGCGGGTGACGACTTTGTTGAGGATGTTCATGAGCTCAGTGGGACTCACCTCCATG contains the following coding sequences:
- the CAPNS1 gene encoding calpain small subunit 1, with the protein product MFLVKGLLGGGGGGGGGGGLPAGIGSVLGGLLSGGGAGGRGGGAGGAMGVLGGVISAISEAAAQYNPEPPPPRTHISTVDANESEEVRQFRRLFAQLAGDDMEVSPTELMNILNKVVTRHPDLKTDGFGLDTCRSMVAVMDSDTTGKLGFEEFKYLWNNIKKWQCIYKQFDTDRSGTIGVQELPGAFEAAGFRLPPPLWGVLGRRYGDEGGNLDFDNFISCLVRLDAMFRAFKSLDRDGSGQIRVSLQEWLQLTMYS